Proteins found in one Poecilia reticulata strain Guanapo linkage group LG6, Guppy_female_1.0+MT, whole genome shotgun sequence genomic segment:
- the tdg.2 gene encoding G/T mismatch-specific thymine DNA glycosylase isoform X1 translates to MEEKQFTALTVPTDYFQQWYQANQQHPEAQHMMSYHSLGHYADGYMEEPVMAELSVHREPLENQEPFYHSYPPASGHYQEQIGQPSFSEHPQHLQHLQHLQHLQHPQHLQPPQQTEHQHMIQQREPDLQPHAPPPAVTPVKKKRGRPAKQQVVDKEVKEEMDEVEAAKKAKRVLNRFNGMSVAEVMAKTLPDVLAYNLDILIIGINPGLLSAYKGRHYPNPGNHFWKCLFLSGLTEQQLNYMHDQSLPEKYSIGFTNMVERTTPGSKDLSSKEIREGGRQLLEKLQKYKPLIAAFNGKGIYEIFCKEIFGVKGKNLEFGLQPYKIPDTETVCFLMPSSSPRCAQFPRAQDKVHFYIKLKELRDQMKGLTPNGEVLETQYSFDLQLAKEDAKRMAIKEEQVDPEYESCSGLHDGVRQSS, encoded by the exons ATGGAGGAAAAGCAGTTTACAGCATTGACGGTTCCCACGGATTATTTTCAGCAGTG GTACCAGGCCAATCAGCAGCACCCTGAGGCCCAACACATGATGTCGTATCACAGCCTGGGCCATTACGCCGACGGCTACATGGAGGAGCCCGTCATGGCGGAGCTGTCTGTCCACAGGGAACCATTGGAAAACCAGGAGCCCTTTTACCACAGCTACCCTCCGGCCTCCGGTCATTACCAGGAGCAGATTGGCCAGCCGAGCTTCAGCGAGCATCCGCAGCATCTACAGCATCTGCAGCATCTACAGCATCTACAGCACCCGCAGCACCTGCAGCCCCCGCAGCAGACTGAGCACCAGCACATGATCCAGCAGCGGGAACCTGACCTTCAACCTCACGCTCCTCCTCCAG CCGTGACACCggtaaagaagaaaagaggcCGACCGGCTAAGCAGCAGGTGGTGGATAAAGAGGTGAAGGAGGAAATGGATGAAGTGGAAGCTGCCAAAAAGGCCAAACGGGTTCTGAACCGCTTCAACGGCATGAGCGTGGCTGAAGTTATGGCGAAGACACTCCCTGACGTCCTAGCCTACAATCTTGACATTTTAATA ATTGGAATCAACCCAGGACTATTATCAGCCTACAAAGGACGCCATTATCCGAACCCAGGGAACCATTTTT GGAaatgtctgtttctgtctgGTCTGACCGAACAGCAGCTCAACTACATGCACGACCAGAGCCTGCCTGAGAAATACAGCATCGGCTTCACCAACATGGTGGAGAGGACCACACCAGGCAGCAAGGACCTGTCCAG TAAGGAAATCCGGGAGGGAGGTCGACAGCTGCTCGAAAAGCTACAGAAGTACAAGCCGCTAATCGCCGCTTTTAATGGCAAAG ggatttatgaaatattttgcaaagaaatctTTGGTGTAAAGGGCAAGAATCTGGAGTTCGGCCTGCAGCCTTACAAAATCCCAGACACTGAAACG GTGTGCTTCCTGATGCCGTCGTCAAGCCCCCGCTGTGCCCAGTTCCCCCGCGCTCAAGACAAGGTGCATTTCTACATAAAGCTGAAGGAACTGCGTGACCAGATGAAAGGTCTGACGCCCAACGGGGAGGTGCTGGAGACGCAGTACTCTTTCGACCTGCAGCTGGCAAAAG
- the tdg.2 gene encoding G/T mismatch-specific thymine DNA glycosylase isoform X2 yields the protein MYDRYQANQQHPEAQHMMSYHSLGHYADGYMEEPVMAELSVHREPLENQEPFYHSYPPASGHYQEQIGQPSFSEHPQHLQHLQHLQHLQHPQHLQPPQQTEHQHMIQQREPDLQPHAPPPAVTPVKKKRGRPAKQQVVDKEVKEEMDEVEAAKKAKRVLNRFNGMSVAEVMAKTLPDVLAYNLDILIIGINPGLLSAYKGRHYPNPGNHFWKCLFLSGLTEQQLNYMHDQSLPEKYSIGFTNMVERTTPGSKDLSSKEIREGGRQLLEKLQKYKPLIAAFNGKGIYEIFCKEIFGVKGKNLEFGLQPYKIPDTETVCFLMPSSSPRCAQFPRAQDKVHFYIKLKELRDQMKGLTPNGEVLETQYSFDLQLAKEDAKRMAIKEEQVDPEYESCSGLHDGVRQSS from the exons ATGTACGACAG GTACCAGGCCAATCAGCAGCACCCTGAGGCCCAACACATGATGTCGTATCACAGCCTGGGCCATTACGCCGACGGCTACATGGAGGAGCCCGTCATGGCGGAGCTGTCTGTCCACAGGGAACCATTGGAAAACCAGGAGCCCTTTTACCACAGCTACCCTCCGGCCTCCGGTCATTACCAGGAGCAGATTGGCCAGCCGAGCTTCAGCGAGCATCCGCAGCATCTACAGCATCTGCAGCATCTACAGCATCTACAGCACCCGCAGCACCTGCAGCCCCCGCAGCAGACTGAGCACCAGCACATGATCCAGCAGCGGGAACCTGACCTTCAACCTCACGCTCCTCCTCCAG CCGTGACACCggtaaagaagaaaagaggcCGACCGGCTAAGCAGCAGGTGGTGGATAAAGAGGTGAAGGAGGAAATGGATGAAGTGGAAGCTGCCAAAAAGGCCAAACGGGTTCTGAACCGCTTCAACGGCATGAGCGTGGCTGAAGTTATGGCGAAGACACTCCCTGACGTCCTAGCCTACAATCTTGACATTTTAATA ATTGGAATCAACCCAGGACTATTATCAGCCTACAAAGGACGCCATTATCCGAACCCAGGGAACCATTTTT GGAaatgtctgtttctgtctgGTCTGACCGAACAGCAGCTCAACTACATGCACGACCAGAGCCTGCCTGAGAAATACAGCATCGGCTTCACCAACATGGTGGAGAGGACCACACCAGGCAGCAAGGACCTGTCCAG TAAGGAAATCCGGGAGGGAGGTCGACAGCTGCTCGAAAAGCTACAGAAGTACAAGCCGCTAATCGCCGCTTTTAATGGCAAAG ggatttatgaaatattttgcaaagaaatctTTGGTGTAAAGGGCAAGAATCTGGAGTTCGGCCTGCAGCCTTACAAAATCCCAGACACTGAAACG GTGTGCTTCCTGATGCCGTCGTCAAGCCCCCGCTGTGCCCAGTTCCCCCGCGCTCAAGACAAGGTGCATTTCTACATAAAGCTGAAGGAACTGCGTGACCAGATGAAAGGTCTGACGCCCAACGGGGAGGTGCTGGAGACGCAGTACTCTTTCGACCTGCAGCTGGCAAAAG
- the uqcc6 gene encoding ubiquinol-cytochrome-c reductase complex assembly factor 6, producing the protein MPAGVSWPRYIRMLGASVLAMFAGAQVVHQYYLPDLSIPESPPKPGELRTELHGYKAREEAAAAFQRLKEGQNVD; encoded by the exons ATGCCAGCTGGTGTGTCGTGGCCCCGTTACATCCGGATGTTGGGGGCCAGTGTTCTGGCCATGTTTGCAGGAGCACAGGTCGTCCATCAGTACTACCTTCCTGATCTG agtATACCAGAAAGCCCACCAAAACCCGGAGAGCTTCGGACAGAACTACACGGTTACAAAGCTAgagaagaagctgctgctgcctttcagAGGCTTAAAGAAGGACAAAATGTAGACTGA
- the LOC103465700 gene encoding EF-hand calcium-binding domain-containing protein 10-like: protein MSTERERDAKEYLEQHKIFELMDNMTSMLLFYRPENPKEFLIEQLELLKVSRESGMRGPNLFDNSNLTALYGIMDPANQKYISFAQYKQALTMLGIKDINPNPEGRAQDKISHESFKAEAMEVLMRDSATYAKL, encoded by the exons atgtcgaccgagagagagagagacgcaaAAGAATATCTCGAGCAACACAAGATTTTTGAGCTCATGGACAACATGACCAGCATGCTCCTGTTTTACAGACCCG AGAACCCCAAGGAGTTTCTCATtgagcagctggagctgctgaaggTTTCCCGGGAAAGTGGAATGAGAGGGCCAAATCTGTTTGACAACTCCAACCTGACTGCCCTCTACGGGATAATGGATCCCGCTAACCAGAAGTATATCAGTTTTGCACAGTACAAGCAGG CTCTGACCATGCTCGGCATAAAAGACATCAACCCTAACCCTGAGGGCAGAGCGCAAGACAAAATATCCCATGAAAGTTTTAAAGCCGAAGC gatggaAGTTCTGATGAGAGACTCAGCAACATATGCAAAattgtga